The DNA sequence GCGACGCTCGCCGCGCAGGGCGTCGCCGAGCACCTTCTCGGCGACGGTGTTGGCGTACGCGTCGGCCGTGTCGAACGTGGTGATCCCGGCGTCGAGCGCCGCGCGCACCGACTGCGTCGCGACGTCGTTCTCGACCTGCGAGCCGTGGGTGAGCCAGTTGCCGTAGATGATCTCGGAGATCTTGAGTCCGCTGTTGCCGAGGTATCGGAATTCCATGGGGGCAACGCTACTCGCGGGGCCCGACTGTCGGCTGCCGGTGGCAAGCTGGACCAGTGGGACCAGCGGACGGCAGCGACCGGCGGGTGACGACCGGCGAGGTCGACGACGCCGAGGCGACGATCCTGCATGTCGACATGGATGCCTTCTTCGCGTCGGTGGAGCTTCTGGAGCGTCCGGACGCGCGGGGCAAGCCCGCGATCGTCGGGCACGCGGGAGGGCGGGGCGTCGTCACCAGCGCGACCTACGAGGCCCGCAAGTTCGGCGTGCGGAGCGCGATGCCGATGTCGCAGGCGCTCCGGCTGTGCCCGACGGCGATCATCCTCCCGCCGCACTACGAGAAGTACACGCAGTACTCGCGCGCTGTGATGCGGATCTTCCAAGAGGTCACACCGCTCGTCGAGCCGTTGAGCATCGACGAGGCCTTCCTCGATGTGGCCGGTGCGCGACGCCTCCTGGGCTCTCCGCGGCGCATCGCAGAGCTCGTCCGCGCGCGCGTCCGGGACGAGACGGGCCTGACCTGCTCGGTCGGCGTCGCGGGCACGAAGTTCATGGCGAAGCTCGCCTCCGGCCGGGCCAAGCCGGACGGCCTCCTGGTGATCCCGCCCGCAGACACGATCGCCTTCCTGCGCCCGCTCCCGGTCGGCGCCCTCTGGGGAGTGGGCGCGAGCACCCAGGCCCAGCTCGAGCGGATGGGGATGCGGACGGTCGCCGACATCGCCGACGCCCCGGTCCAGGTTCTCCAGCGGGCGGTCGGGGAGGCCTCGGCCCGCCGCCTCCACTCCCTCGCCAACGGGCGCGACGCCCGCCGGGTCACGCCGGAGTCCCGTGAGAAGAGCATCGGTCACGAGAACACGTTCTCGGTCGACGTGGACGACGCCGACACGCTGCGCCGGGAACTCCTGCGGCTCTCCGGACGGGTCGGGGAGCGCCTCCGGAGCCACGGGCTGGTCGGCCGGACGGTGTCGATCAAGGTCCGGTACTCCGACTTCAGGACGATCACGCGGTCGCGCACCCTCGCCGAGCCGACCAACGTGGGGCGGCGGCTCTTCGAGGAGGCATGGGACGTGTTCGAGACCATCGGCGTCGACCTCCGCGCCACTCCGATCCGGCTGATCGGCGTCCGGGCCGAGCAGCTCATGGAGGCGGGAGGCGACGCTCTCGCGCTGTGGGACCCGGACGAGGAGTGGCGCGAGACCGAACGGGCCCTCGACGCCGTGAGCGCCCGCTTCGGTCGAGGGGTGATCGGTCCCGCCTCGCTGGTCCGCCGCTCCCGCGACGCTGAACGCGCCGAGCAGGACGGCCGCAACCCCCGCTGGCTGAGCGACTAGTCGGCGCCGCCCGCGTCACCGGGCCCTGGTCAGGGTCGGACGCCCGCGCTACCGTGAGGGCATGACGAACTTCTCCCTCAGAATCGCCGAGCTCATGACCTCCTCCGGCATCAAGTCGGTCTACGGCGAGCCGGTGGTCGTCGACGGGACGACGGTCGTCCCGGTGGCGGCCGTGCAGTTCGGCTTCGGCGCAGGCTCCGGCGGCGACTCGGGCGAGGACGCGCCCGGCGGCGCCGGCGGCGGCGGTGTCGCCGTGC is a window from the Leifsonia sp. AG29 genome containing:
- a CDS encoding DNA polymerase IV; this translates as MGPADGSDRRVTTGEVDDAEATILHVDMDAFFASVELLERPDARGKPAIVGHAGGRGVVTSATYEARKFGVRSAMPMSQALRLCPTAIILPPHYEKYTQYSRAVMRIFQEVTPLVEPLSIDEAFLDVAGARRLLGSPRRIAELVRARVRDETGLTCSVGVAGTKFMAKLASGRAKPDGLLVIPPADTIAFLRPLPVGALWGVGASTQAQLERMGMRTVADIADAPVQVLQRAVGEASARRLHSLANGRDARRVTPESREKSIGHENTFSVDVDDADTLRRELLRLSGRVGERLRSHGLVGRTVSIKVRYSDFRTITRSRTLAEPTNVGRRLFEEAWDVFETIGVDLRATPIRLIGVRAEQLMEAGGDALALWDPDEEWRETERALDAVSARFGRGVIGPASLVRRSRDAERAEQDGRNPRWLSD
- a CDS encoding spore germination protein GerW family protein, yielding MTNFSLRIAELMTSSGIKSVYGEPVVVDGTTVVPVAAVQFGFGAGSGGDSGEDAPGGAGGGGVAVPFGAYVADETGVRFRPNLITLLAVGIPFMWVTGHAWARVIRALKK